In Astyanax mexicanus isolate ESR-SI-001 chromosome 25, AstMex3_surface, whole genome shotgun sequence, a genomic segment contains:
- the efemp1 gene encoding EGF-containing fibulin-like extracellular matrix protein 1 isoform X1, translating into MLLLELLLTALLLSYSPASTQQPEEPVSYTCTDGYEFDPVREVCKDIDECAIVADACKGGMKCVNHYGGYLCLPQNAQIFVSNGDEPSQPADPSVPHSVPANPPTHGQGQGQPSRRLIPSSRTLRCPPGFTLDEQSYCRDVDECATGRHTCSADQICYNNRGSFLCQCQPGYQKSGDQCVDRDECVQSHYCMHGCVNTPGSYYCECNAGHQLASNNHSCVDVNECETSQPCEHQCHNLLGSFLCQCNVGYELTPDSVSCTDIDECAYSPYMCQYACINTPGGYSCTCPDGYQLQGTRMCQDINECETGHECSEEEMCWNYYGGYRCYPRNPCQDPYIQTSESRCSCPSTSSCRGIPQSIVYKYMSIYSERSVPSDIFQIQATSIYPNTHNVFRIRAGNEGGEFFLRRSSNVSAMLVLTKSLSGPLEMIVDLEMITHHTATSYRTSSLLRLTIVVGPYAF; encoded by the exons atgctgctgctggagctcctccTCACCGCCCTGCTGCTCTCCTACAGCCCGGCCTCAACCCAGCAACCCGAGGAACCCGTCTCCTACACG TGCACAGATGGATATGAGTTTGACCCAGTCAGAGAAGTGTGTAAAG ATATTGACGAGTGTGCGATCGTGGCGGACGCGTGTAAAGGCGGTATGAAGTGTGTGAATCACTACGGCGGGTACCTGTGCCTCCCGCAGAACGCTCAGATCTTCGTGAGTAACGGTGATGAGCCCTCGCAACCTGCCGACCCCAGCGTGCCCCACAGCGTACCCGCCAACCCCCCAACGCACGGGCAGGGGCAGGGGCAGCCCAGCCGCCGCCTCATACCTTCATCCAGGACCCTCCGGTGCCCACCCGGCTTCACCCTGGACGAGCAGAGCTACTGTCGAG ATGTAGATGAGTGTGCTACAGGGAGGCACACGTGCAGTGCAGATCAGATCTGCTATAACAACCGAGGATCCTTCCTCTGCCAGTGCCAGCCCGGCTACCAGAAGAGCGGCGACCAGTGCGTAG ACAGAGACGAGTGTGTGCAGTCGCATTACTGCATGCACGGCTGCGTGAACACTCCCGGCTCGTACTACTGCGAGTGTAACGCCGGCCACCAGCTCGCCAGCAACAACCACAGCTGCGTGG acGTGAACGAGTGTGAGACCTCTCAGCCGTGTGAGCACCAGTGCCACAACCTGCTGGGTTCCTTCCTGTGTCAGTGTAACGTGGGATACGAGCTGACCCCCGACTCCGTCTCCTGTACAG aTATAGATGAGTGTGCGTATTCTCCCTACATGTGTCAGTACGCCTGTATTAACACCCCCGGAGGATACTCCTGCACCTGCCCTGATGGATACCAGCTACAGGGAACGAGAATGTGTCAAG ATATTAACGAGTGTGAGACAGGTCACGAGTGCAGTGAGGAGGAGATGTGCTGGAACTATTATGGAGGATACAGGTGTTACCCCCGAAACCCCTGCCAGGACCCGTACATACAAACCTCAGAGAG TCGGTGTTCCTGCCCCTCCACCAGCTCCTGTCGTGGAATTCCTCAGTCTATAGTTTATAAATATATGAGTATTTACTCTGAGCGCTCCGTACCGTCAGATATCTTCCAGATCCAGGCCACCAGCATCTACCCCAACACCCACAATGTCTTCAGGATCCGAGCCGGAAACGAGGGAGGAGAGTTCTTCTTACGG CGCTCCAGTAACGTCAGCGCCATGCTGGTTTTGACCAAGTCCCTGTCGGGTCCTCTGGAGATGATCGTGGATCTGGAGATGATCACTCACCACACCGCCACCAGCTACCGCACCAGCTCGTTACTACGGCTCACCATCGTCGTAGGACCCTACGCCTTCTAA
- the efemp1 gene encoding EGF-containing fibulin-like extracellular matrix protein 2 isoform X2 produces MLLLELLLTALLLSYSPASTQQPEEPVSYTCTDGYEFDPVREVCKDIDECAIVADACKGGMKCVNHYGGYLCLPQNAQIFVSNGDEPSQPADPSVPHSVPANPPTHGQGQGQPSRRLIPSSRTLRCPPGFTLDEQSYCRDVNECETSQPCEHQCHNLLGSFLCQCNVGYELTPDSVSCTDIDECAYSPYMCQYACINTPGGYSCTCPDGYQLQGTRMCQDINECETGHECSEEEMCWNYYGGYRCYPRNPCQDPYIQTSESRCSCPSTSSCRGIPQSIVYKYMSIYSERSVPSDIFQIQATSIYPNTHNVFRIRAGNEGGEFFLRRSSNVSAMLVLTKSLSGPLEMIVDLEMITHHTATSYRTSSLLRLTIVVGPYAF; encoded by the exons atgctgctgctggagctcctccTCACCGCCCTGCTGCTCTCCTACAGCCCGGCCTCAACCCAGCAACCCGAGGAACCCGTCTCCTACACG TGCACAGATGGATATGAGTTTGACCCAGTCAGAGAAGTGTGTAAAG ATATTGACGAGTGTGCGATCGTGGCGGACGCGTGTAAAGGCGGTATGAAGTGTGTGAATCACTACGGCGGGTACCTGTGCCTCCCGCAGAACGCTCAGATCTTCGTGAGTAACGGTGATGAGCCCTCGCAACCTGCCGACCCCAGCGTGCCCCACAGCGTACCCGCCAACCCCCCAACGCACGGGCAGGGGCAGGGGCAGCCCAGCCGCCGCCTCATACCTTCATCCAGGACCCTCCGGTGCCCACCCGGCTTCACCCTGGACGAGCAGAGCTACTGTCGAG acGTGAACGAGTGTGAGACCTCTCAGCCGTGTGAGCACCAGTGCCACAACCTGCTGGGTTCCTTCCTGTGTCAGTGTAACGTGGGATACGAGCTGACCCCCGACTCCGTCTCCTGTACAG aTATAGATGAGTGTGCGTATTCTCCCTACATGTGTCAGTACGCCTGTATTAACACCCCCGGAGGATACTCCTGCACCTGCCCTGATGGATACCAGCTACAGGGAACGAGAATGTGTCAAG ATATTAACGAGTGTGAGACAGGTCACGAGTGCAGTGAGGAGGAGATGTGCTGGAACTATTATGGAGGATACAGGTGTTACCCCCGAAACCCCTGCCAGGACCCGTACATACAAACCTCAGAGAG TCGGTGTTCCTGCCCCTCCACCAGCTCCTGTCGTGGAATTCCTCAGTCTATAGTTTATAAATATATGAGTATTTACTCTGAGCGCTCCGTACCGTCAGATATCTTCCAGATCCAGGCCACCAGCATCTACCCCAACACCCACAATGTCTTCAGGATCCGAGCCGGAAACGAGGGAGGAGAGTTCTTCTTACGG CGCTCCAGTAACGTCAGCGCCATGCTGGTTTTGACCAAGTCCCTGTCGGGTCCTCTGGAGATGATCGTGGATCTGGAGATGATCACTCACCACACCGCCACCAGCTACCGCACCAGCTCGTTACTACGGCTCACCATCGTCGTAGGACCCTACGCCTTCTAA